Genomic DNA from Harpia harpyja isolate bHarHar1 chromosome 13, bHarHar1 primary haplotype, whole genome shotgun sequence:
CAGCTGCTACTAAGGGAACACAGAATAAAATCATTAATTATGGggacaaagaaacaagaaacttCCTGTGTTATGTTTTGCATACACCTAGGTCAGAAGGGCACAGGCAGCTAACTTGGGAGATGGAGAAAATTTCATCTCTGACCTCTGCAGCACCATTCAACATGAAAACGAAATGCTTCCAAGCATACCTATCAGCATCCTACAGGAACTCCCTCTCTCATGTTTGGAGGGCTTCCTATCTGGGGTATGCCCAATCACCCCCAATCCTCCCTCCCcacacaaaataaaaccacaaaatactGACACTAGAATTCTAAAACTCTTACGAACTCCAGGGAGGGGGTATGTTACACATTCCCATGTAACTCAGTTTCTGAAATGGAGAACTGATACTGTCACATGACTGAGAGCTGGGGCTTCAAGAAAACCAACAAATATTAAAAGAATGAGCTACACCTCATCCTACTCTACATCAGCATGTGGAAGTCTTTGCCAAGACACAGATCAGACAGAAGGACAGCCAGCAAAATACTTGAAATGTGGTAGGTAGAATTTTATGAGTAACACTGAGGCTGCTTACAGCACAACAAGCTTCATTGCAGAGGTTTTGACAAGCCTAGCCTTTAAGTAATGTGAAAATTGCCCACATTGTGTTTTAATGTTTCTCAAAGTTGCCTGGTTAAATAATCTGCCCCTTTTTTAAGCCACTGTCAGCTACCGAGTCAAAAGTGACAGGAGTGCTGCTGTGAACAATGGATTCTGGTCTACAGGCTCAGTCTGGTCATTGAGCTGACACTCTACATTCAGACCCAGACAGCAGTTTCCAGAGCTTGGATACAAGTACAGAAGTAAAACACTGCTCATCCCACACATCACTTCTTGCCTGGGACTGCGCCTCTTCTCCAACATAGATGACTGACTTAATTTGCACAAGCACCTTGAACCAGGCTGCTGCTAAAGTGGGCACTCAGGATGACCACTGAATTCACAGCTTTCTGGAAAGCCTACAAGTCACAGGATCGCTCTCCCCAGGAGAGTTAATGGGTGGCACATGCAGTTCAGCAAACTTGGGACATTGCACCACAAcaggctctgctccctccctcacATGCTCAGGATCAGTCCAGTCCAGGCCTTAACCAACAGAGAGAACACTATAGCCATTGCCAcctacttttaaaatagtttatttctgGTCTTAAAATATACATCAgtttgaaaatttcagaaaaaacccacattagTTACAGATTAACAGTCTGGAGTTGGGACACTGAAAGTGGGGTCAGCTCAAGACCCCAGAGCCAATACTGCTGGAGTGCAGAGGGCAGGCACCATGCCCACTGGGAGAGGGCTCTGCTCCTCTTGAGGCCACCACTCCCCCTCAACCTCTGCCAGCAGCCTAATGCTGTGAAGCAGAAGTGTCTGGTGAGGCACTGGGCACCCTTTTGCCACCCCTCCATTTCtccattgttttgcttttaagtctACCTTGACCAAAAGCAGAGGGAGGCTGGTTCTGCCCAGCACCATCAGCACCAGCTGCTTCAGCAAGAGTGGTTTTGTCCTCTGATCAGCATGCTAGGATTCAGGGGAGATGGGGCTGAGCCCTGAGGGGCAATGCCTCCCTTACTGCCCAAGTGGCTGTGCTCTCCCACAGGCAGGCCACTAGCAGCCTCAGAGCAAGGGGCTCACTCAGTGAGCATCCAACCCCAGGTGATGTCCgtgaggcaggagctggcagccacTGCAGGTGCAAACCCTCAGCAACACtgcagaagaacagaaggaaTGCAGCAGTGGAGACACTGATGAGAGCAAACGCAAGGACCCCACCACCACGTTCAGGACAGGGGAGATGAACACCCTGTGGGCTCAGAGGAGGCTCCTGCTCTCAGCACCAGCCTGTTTGCACAGGGATCAAGCAAAATACTGTAGTGAAATGCTGAGTCCCACCTCCCCACCAGAGGGTGGCATCCAGCTCCACAACTGTTCCAGGTGGGAAACAAGGTGAGTGTGTAGGCAGCAGCTCTAGCCAGGATACATAAAGCAACCTACACAGCCGCCAGAGAGGCCTGTAGCTCCCTGTCACAGGCCCTGGAGCCTCCAGGCTCGAGCTGAAGCCCTGGCTGGCCCCAGCTGCAAGCTGCAGGCCTTTTGCAGAGAcagggttttggggaggggagcagggcccCCAGGCAGCTCTTGGCTGTACATCTTGCTGTAAGCATGTGAACGGGAGCTCCCTCCTGGACAGAGGGCTGCTCTCCTACAGCCCAGTGAAGAGTCCTCATTGAGTAGGGTGGGAGGACAACACAAACTCAACTCAAAGACCAGACAGCAGGCTGAAGACAGCCAGCGGGGTTTGAGGGGGGCACAGCACAGGTAACCAGGCTATTCTCTGCCTCGCACCCCAGGGGGAGCCAAGAAACACCAGACAAGGGCACAGGACAAAATTAAAATGGGACCCCTGGGCTCTGTAAGCCCTCGAAAAAATACCTACATCTAcagacctcccccccccccccccccaagacaccAAGCACACAAGACTGAGAAGAAAAGTCACATAATATCACGATACGCTAGGAAAAACACGCAGAGAGGCCCTACCCAGAAGGGGAGGCCCCGGAGAGGCGCCAGAGCCAGCCTGGAGCCCCCCGGAGAAGGGGGGGCGTGTGAGGAGACCCTGGCaaagggctgctgctgagccgTGAGGTAGTGCGTCTACAGGGAGCAGCTCCTCAGCACGCTGCCCTCGCaaccctgccagccctgcccagaAAAGCCCAGTAGCATCCTTCATGCCTTACTTGCCCAGGGCGAGACCTTGTTCTTGAGTCTGGAGGGGTTTCTGCAGGCTGGAGGCCAGGATCAGAGGGAAGCGCAGCTCTGAGAGCTGAGCCTCCTCAACACACCCTCAACATAGGCATCGGACTGGCTGCCAACGGCTGTGTCTATTTATGCAGGgcggggagaaagaaaaaacaatacaccccaaaaccaaaggcttggaaagaagagagaagccCACCCAAGAGCAAAGCATCAGCACCGTTCAAACAAAACAACAGCGCAGAGAGCGGGGGAAGAGGTGTGAGGGAGCAGAGACTCAAACACAAACCCCAGTGCCTAGCAGGCAGTGCCTGCCCGAACCATCTCGGCAGACAACACCCATGCCCCACACCACAGCACCAGCATCCATGTGTTGCCTCCGTGGGGGCCGGGTGCTGAGCCTAACACAGGAGCCCAGCGATGGGGACCTGCAGAGGCAGATTCTGGAGAACCACCTGGAGGGCAGctggggaaaacaaaacccagcaggaAAATGAGACACCAGCAATTCCAGCACATCCCCAGGGGCACATAGCCATCCACTGCCCCACTCACAGCCCCTGGGGGCTCCCAGGGAATCAGACACCACCACACAGGCATTCTGCCCTGTTGGCACAAGTAAAaagagagcagagcagctgcGGGCAACCAGCATGAGAGCACCCAGGGCCTCAGGTACctgagagggaagggggaaagaagatGCGAGCATAAAGAGGCACAGGCACCAGGACGAGGGGTACCAAGAACGAGCTCTGGTACAGGCACCAGTGTGAGGCTGTGAAGAGAGCTGCGAGTGTGCTGGGgcagtgtgtttgtgtgtgcttcTGCACACTGTGTGTGCTAGTACTGTGGATCTGAGGTGCCAGGGAAGGGGGACCCCAGCTCTTCCAGgtagcagaagaagaaaataaatataaaatttcagaGCAGAGGCCCCCTTGGAGGAGGGTACTAAGGGAGGTTTCTCCCTCAGAAGGTAGACAGATGGAGGCATTCCACAGCTCTGCAGCGTGCGGCTGCTTCTTGCCCTGCCTCAGCTGAGAAGGTTGCCCTGCTCCTGGGCTTGTGTCAGGCTGTCCTTGCGATGTAAGTGGTGGACCCCCATCCTCTTGGGGCTGCGGTGTGGCCGACTGAAGGAAGGCTTGACCCTGCCTTCTCCACTTTCCTCTGGGGCACCTCCTTGGTTGCTCTCCTTGCTTCCCTGGAGCAACATTTCTCTCTCCTCAGCTTGGCTCTCAGGCAAGCCAAGGTCCACATAGTCCTTGTGCTTCTCTGGTGAGGGGCTTCCAGGGTCAGCAGTGCCTCCACCGCTTTCCTGCAACAGCTTCTGggcttcatcctgggagaaatctGTACCATAGTCTGAAGAGAAACGGCTCCTGCGGGCTCTGGACTCAGTGCTGTCTGTGTCCACACTCGAGTCCCGGCTCACggtccagctgcagctctgcgcGGACTCCTCACCATCCGAGTAAGCTGCGGCTGCCCTACCCAGCTCCTGCATGGAACGGCTGAACCTCTTCTGGAGCTCAGGGGCTGTGTCGCAGCTGAAAGCTGTGCGGTTCATCAGCACCCGCTCTGAGGTAGGGGGTGCCTTGTCCACAAACATACGCTGCCAGTTGGCCAGCAGGTCCTCCTcggagctggcagagctggcgAAGGCGCTCGGAATTTGGGGAGGGCTGCTGAATGGGCTGCTCTGGGAAGAGCCGTGAGCCCTGGCTGCTTTGGGGGACTGCTGACAGGAACAGCTGGAGGCAGAACGGCACCCTTCTGAAGCAGGGCTGTTGGGGAGCGTCCGGTGCCTGTCGCAGCTTTCATCTTCGCTCTGCACCAGGCTGAGGGAGATGGCCTGGCGCGTAGCATAAGTACAGTTGGGCAGGGGGCTGTTCTTTGGGATCCTTACCTTGTCTTCAGAGAACTCAATCACTTTGCGCCCAGGGTACATAGGATGGGGAGGTGAGGGTGTAGGGTACGGGCTTAGCTTCTCAAAGGCAGGCACCTCCTCTGGGACATTTTCCACGCTGCTCTGTGGCTTGCAGCCACCGTTCTGCTGTTTCCCCGcatctcctccctcctttcccatctGCCCTGTGCTGTTGCAGGCATCAGGAGGGGCTCCACTCATGTCCACATGCACAAAGACATCCTCAGCCATGGGACAGCTGCCACTGCTAGACTTGGCTGAATTCAGAACCAGAGATTCTGGTTTCTCCAAGACTCTGGCAATGACTGAGGTAGGCACAACATCAGATGGAGCCAAGGTGTGGGTTGCCTCTTGACCAGGGCCTGCAGACTCCTGAGTGCTGTGCAAATGCTTATTGACCATGTCCTGCAGCTCATAGGGAAGctagggagaaggaaaaggacattAGAAGGGGGCTGCCATGCAAGCCATTTAGTTCCAAATAATCTGCCTTTTCCAACCAACCTTCATGTGTACTTTGTACTCCTTATCTTGACCCTAACATTCACCTACCTTGCCTTGAGAAAGGTATCTGCTTCCAAAGCAAACTTGCTGCACGAGGGACTAACAAGGCTCTCTAGCTGTCACACCAGCCATTTCTAGGCCATGGTTCACAGGCCCCATTTTGTGAAGAGAACAAGAAAAGACGGCACACGGGCTAAGTCCCCCACGCCTGTGAGCACAGAGATAAGGCCCAGCCAGTGCATGCTAGGAAGGGGTCTATTGATCTGTGGAAAATCAGCTGGTGGTTGCACTGAACTGACTCAACTGCCCCCAGTGCTGGGATCCGCAGTGCTCCCCGAATGTAGTAATTGCAGCCATGCTGCCttggcagcctgcctgcagaccAGAATCGATGCCTTCCCTTGTTCCTACCAACTCCACCACTTCATCCCACTTCCTCACTCTCTCCATTTCAGAGAGGCAAACACGGGGTTTATTACCAAAGCTGCAGGACCGAGGTGACAACAGGAGATAAGCACTGCTCCTTGTCCTACAAATGGGCACTACTGCTCTCCCCATCGCCCTGCCAAGCTGCCCTCACCTTGGTCACCACACCCATGCACAGCAAGAAGTGGAGAGCAGAGCTCCACAAGCCACTCAGCGGCACAGCAAGGTCTGTCCCACCACAGCGAGAAGGAAACTGCGTCCAAAGCTGGGGACGCAGGGCACACTGCGTGACAACAGCTGGCTGTGAGGCAGACTGTCTGCACAGCTGCTCAGCACCAACCCCCCTCCAGTGGCAGCCACATGGGACACAGCGCTCTGGGGGGCAGAATTCAAAGCTCCAGGGAGGGGAGACAGCTGGGAGAGAGGTCAAGGTTACCCCAGCAGTAACTGATACACTGACCTCAAGAGTGCTAATTTGAGACACAATGGGGGAGGGTGACATATTGGTCACCTGCTAAGTTAAAAAAGACAAGCACATGGTTTTGCTGAGAGGAACATAAGAAGGGATGGAGATTAGGGGTATGGCAAAGAGAGAGCTAGGATAAGGGTCTGAATTATACTTCCAACCGAAGAAATGATGCTACTAATGCGAAAGGCCTAAACTCCATCTCTGCTCATCCTGAGGGCAGGATGAGCTGAACAGACCCCACAAGGGGGAGTATGAGTTGGTACCAACTTCTCCCATTCAGGAGGCCTAAAAGACACCCTAAATGCTGCCTCCCACATTTCTCCTCAGAGTAAGAAGTGAAGCAGGGCCAGACTACTGCTGCTTGACTCCTTATCAGGCAGCATGGCCCTTCCATGTGGCCAGATGAGGAAGGGAAGAGGACAGAGCAGGGTAAGAGAGAGGTCTGtcctcctgccagctcccagcaggcACCCAGCAGGCTATCAAATTCAAGGTTATTGTGCTTTTTATAACAGCTCCTGGCTGAGCTGTGAAATGGAGCTGGTGTGAAAGAGGAGCTGGCAGAGGCTCTGTGCTGCCTTCTCAGTGGGAGCGGGAACAGGAGCCCCCCCACACCTCTGAGGCTGAAGGATGAGAGGCCAACAGCCCTGGCAGAGAAAGCTGGAGAAAGCAAGATGCAGGCGGAGCCCATGAGCCCTTCTCCCCCACCTCAGCAGGACTGCTACTCACATCAGCAAACTTGTGGTTCCTGAAGTGCGACTTGTTACACTTGAGCAGCTGTACTGCAAGGTTACAGTCCTGTCGATAGCGTTCCTGCAAGAAAGGGCAAGGTGTGCAATAGTGGCAGACAGGCTCAATCTCTTACCTGAAAAGGCACCACCTGATCAGATGCTGCTTGAACAGAAGCAGGAGGTGGCATATGATGAATTGCTCATGAGGGCACCTGCAATTCACTCCTCTCCAACCCCCCGTCTATTTTCTTACAACTCAGCCAAGGTGTCCCTTTCAACTCCAGTCCTCGCTCCAGGCATACACCCTGTCAGTGTATCAAACCCCTCTCCCTCTGGGGATTTTAATAATCTCCAAAAGTCCCACAAGATTTGCTATCCCATCCCAGAGTTCAGCTATGCCTGAAGACACTGCCTGATGTCAGGCATcttgcagacagacagactggagagTTGAGGGCAGTTAATAGAAACAAGCACCAGATCCAGGAACTTCTATATTGATGGTGTAGAAAAGACATCAGCTCCCTCCCAGCTCTTGAGTAAATGACCCCTCTGTTGGTACAGCCTGGACTCAGGTCAAACCCTAAGCTCAAAAGAGCAAATACATCAAACTTGAAGATCAGTTCTTCCTTGCTCAACCCCTCAGGCCCTTTTCTGCTTGTCTGTCCCTACTGTTGTGTACAGCTCCCAGAGTTTCATACACACTGAAGTCATTCAAATGCTCCTTTACACTAATGACTTGGAACAAGAGGAAAAGCCAACACCTCTCACACTTCCACAGCCGTCTGCAGACTGACACTTACATTGAGTTCCTCCAGCTTATTGATGGTGGTTTTGGCATCAAGCAATTTATTAGTGAGCTCTACAATCTCCCAGTCCAGCGTCTTACGGTCCATCTCTGCCTTTTTAATCTGGGATGCAAGAACACCAGGTGTAAATCTCCCCAGCACAGAAGAACCTGGCTTCACCACCCACCTCAGCCCAAGTATAGCACAATGACATGTTCAGTTGGGATACAAAAACttccagacagacagacaagggGGACAGCCTGGCTCTTTACCATGGGAGGGACTCCAAAGGCCAAATGGAGCCAGCCACTCCGCTAGCTACAGAGACAACAGGTTGAGCGTGAACCTCCTTGATGCAGTATCTCTTCTTGTAGCACAACCATGTTTCTTCTCTGCCCTGGTTCACATGGTGCCTGGTGGAAAGCTAGTGGTTTTGAGCAATCAATCCCATACTGCCATTGGCAGCAAAGACCTCTGAGCTTGTGATACCCAGCCATCTTCTCTGGGGCAACAGAACAAGAATACTGCCCATAAAGATCCAGCAGTCAGTGCTGAATggacaaaagggtttttttggcagggagAGGACACCACCTTGAAAGAATTTAAGCCTTGCTCTAGTAAGAAAAAGGACCCGTGTAGCTTCATCTGGAGCTCAGTTAATGCCCTCCCTAAAGCAGGCAATCTTGCCTCTTTAGACTCCCTAACAGTTCAGGTACAGGGCCAATAGAGACCCAGATGTAACAGCAGAGAGGTGCAACAGTTCAGAACAACGAAGCCACCCCGTCCTCAAGAAGTTCTTCCAACACTGCCCAAGGGTGCTCTGAGGCTGTGACCACCAGGGCCCAGCTGTGCATCAGGGATACAGCACAGCAATACACAAGAGGGTAGGGGAGGACAATGCTTCCCACATATGCAGTCTCTTCAGGCACCAGCACAATAAATATTAACCCAAGAAATTCAAGTTCTAGaaccaaaaaaaatctcatcctgggctgcatggAGGCAACCAGCATCTCAGCTGTTTGACTTGCCTGCTTACAGCccagaaggggaaggaaagggagcaAATGAGGCTCACAGCCATCCACATCTTGTGCAGTGCCACAGTTTATGGGCACCACTTCCCAACACGCCATGCTCCAGCTGGCTCAGAGTCAAACACTCTTAAGATGGAGCACTGCAAGCTAGGACCTGCTGCATCTGCGGGCAGCTGCTGGATACCAGGTGAGCCCTTGGCTGGACGAGGGCTGGGGCCCCTCCATCTGGGATGGCGTATGTGGGACTGACAATGAAACCAACATGCTGAGACAtgtaaagaggaaaaagaaaaaacacacaaacgAAAAGACGCAACTGCAAAAATCCAGCTTTGGCTGAGAGAGGCCTGAGAGGTGAGTGTGCCCAGCGTGTGCCAGCGGCAgcatgggaagaagaaagagagagagggggggagggagagaaaagaaacagccatgAGTGTTATGAATGCACACAACAGACATACACGCACATTGGCTCTGCTCTGACTGCCCCCATTCTCCCAGGATGACCACCCCCAGACTGGTTGACACATCCCTGGCATTTTGAGAGGGACTGAAGCAACATGACGGAATACCATGCAATTATGTTGTGGGGAACCAAAGCTCATGTGCATGACCAAGTAGGGGCTCAGTAAATCAAGAAAACAGTTCATGACACCAGCCGGAATGGGGAGTAGATGGTCATGGCCAGAATCTCACCCCTCACCCACTGCCACATCTGCTGGGTAAAAGCTAGGGCCCCTTCTCTCAACTGCTTCTAATACATAGGTCTCTTTCACCTCCTCTCTGTAGTGACTTAATAGGGCACTTACCAGGGCATGCAGCTTCTCCTCCAGGTCTTGGTTGGTTCTCTGGGAAGCAGTGTAGCTGTTCTGCAACCTACAGAAACAAGATTGTATACATGGGAATGGATCTCGGGCACCTACTAAAGTCTCCTTCATAGCTGCCAAGGAAACCACCAACTCTCCACAACTGCAGAAAGACTGGTACTAAGACAACTAGGCATATTAACTATGCCTTATCTCTGCCACATAATGGCCTTCAGACCCCAAGTTACTGGAGGCAAGATGAGGTTGGCTGGGTGAAAGAATCTTGCACTGGAGGGTGTGAATGACTTTGGAGGACTCCTCTGAGCTATGTCATCTATAAGCATGTGACCAGTGACTGACATTGATTAACTGAGGTACTTTTCAGGGAAAGTGGTGATGTATTTTCTTGCAGCCATCAGTGGCTCCTTTTGCACATGTGGGGTAACCATCCAAGCTGGATCCTGCCTTACATCCAATAGATTAAGAACTCCCTATTGTTGTCAGCCCCTCGCGATGGCAGCATTCCTACGCTGTACCGTGGAGGAAGTAATGGCTGCAGAGCCTTTAACTCCCCTACAGTCTGGGGGTGCACCTTTCTGAGGATGCAGCATGCCTTTGATTTACACAACAGGGCACAGCCTGCTCACACCAGCTGAGGGAGTCCTTGGTGGGAGGGACCTCTCTAACTCTACTcctctcttgttttcattttcataccTACGGAATTTGTCCTTGAATTTTTCCAGCTCCTCACGGTTCTGGCCCAGCTCCATCTCCAGGTAGTCCTGACCTGACTCCAGCTCCCTCTCCATCGCCTCCATTTTGTTAGTCACATATGTCAGCCTTCGGCGCAGCTCCTCATTCTCATGCTGCAGTAGCCTGGGGCACACAAGAACAAAGTACCACTGAGTGCACAAGGGGTACTCCACACCAGCATCCCCACCCCAGGGCCCAAGACCTCCCACAGGGGCCCCAGGAAGTTGGGAACTGAACTGGCAGGAGACTCCAGCACACACAGCGAGAGGTGCATCTCTGTCAGGAGAGGGAGACTAGAACTCTCTTGGAGCAGGGGCAAAGAAGCACATGCCAGCTGGCCAAGCATGGCTCCCAGCTCCCTCTCAGGTTACAGTGCTTGGATAAAGCCCACTAGCCAGATGAGCTGTGCAGCTCCAGTGTCCCTCACTGGTGAATGAAACCCACTCAATAATTTATCCCAGTCCAAGTTAGAAGAGTTGAaggcaaaaagaacaaaatcatcTTCTCCCCTGAAACTGTTCAAAAGCCCTCAACACCTTTAACACCTGGTGGAAAGAGGACTCCATACAGCCTTAAGTCCAGAAGCAGAAGTGGTGGGTACATTTACAGACGTGATCACAGCTGCCAGTCAGCCCCATTCCAACACAAACTGCTCCAATCCTCCCCAGCCAGGACATGCCTGGTGCTCAGGAggatttcctgtgtttttctttcctttgtgctcAGTTGCTCAGAGAAACTCAGAAGCACAGCTTCTCTCTGGCAGCACAAGCTTTCTCCTCACTATGGCTTGGAGCTCAGTGCTAGCAGCTGTGCCCCATACCACCACCAGCAAAGGACTCAGCTCTCA
This window encodes:
- the TJAP1 gene encoding tight junction-associated protein 1 isoform X3; translated protein: MSSTAPSKKPYRKAPPQHREIRHEVPIIRDDQDGVILAEQSQEPLTDTERMKLLQHENEELRRRLTYVTNKMEAMERELESGQDYLEMELGQNREELEKFKDKFRRLQNSYTASQRTNQDLEEKLHALASLSQSWIFAIKKAEMDRKTLDWEIVELTNKLLDAKTTINKLEELNERYRQDCNLAVQLLKCNKSHFRNHKFADLPYELQDMVNKHLHSTQESAGPGQEATHTLAPSDVVPTSVIARVLEKPESLVLNSAKSSSGSCPMAEDVFVHVDMSGAPPDACNSTGQMGKEGGDAGKQQNGGCKPQSSVENVPEEVPAFEKLSPYPTPSPPHPMYPGRKVIEFSEDKVRIPKNSPLPNCTYATRQAISLSLVQSEDESCDRHRTLPNSPASEGCRSASSCSCQQSPKAARAHGSSQSSPFSSPPQIPSAFASSASSEEDLLANWQRMFVDKAPPTSERVLMNRTAFSCDTAPELQKRFSRSMQELGRAAAAYSDGEESAQSCSWTVSRDSSVDTDSTESRARRSRFSSDYGTDFSQDEAQKLLQESGGGTADPGSPSPEKHKDYVDLGLPESQAEEREMLLQGSKESNQGGAPEESGEGRVKPSFSRPHRSPKRMGVHHLHRKDSLTQAQEQGNLLS
- the TJAP1 gene encoding tight junction-associated protein 1 isoform X4; this translates as MSSTAPSKKPYRKAPPQHREIRHEVPIIRDDQDGVILAEQSQEPLTDTERMKLLQHENEELRRRLTYVTNKMEAMERELESGQDYLEMELGQNREELEKFKDKFRRLQNSYTASQRTNQDLEEKLHALIKKAEMDRKTLDWEIVELTNKLLDAKTTINKLEELNERYRQDCNLAVQLLKCNKSHFRNHKFADLPYELQDMVNKHLHSTQESAGPGQEATHTLAPSDVVPTSVIARVLEKPESLVLNSAKSSSGSCPMAEDVFVHVDMSGAPPDACNSTGQMGKEGGDAGKQQNGGCKPQSSVENVPEEVPAFEKLSPYPTPSPPHPMYPGRKVIEFSEDKVRIPKNSPLPNCTYATRQAISLSLVQSEDESCDRHRTLPNSPASEGCRSASSCSCQQSPKAARAHGSSQSSPFSSPPQIPSAFASSASSEEDLLANWQRMFVDKAPPTSERVLMNRTAFSCDTAPELQKRFSRSMQELGRAAAAYSDGEESAQSCSWTVSRDSSVDTDSTESRARRSRFSSDYGTDFSQDEAQKLLQESGGGTADPGSPSPEKHKDYVDLGLPESQAEEREMLLQGSKESNQGGAPEESGEGRVKPSFSRPHRSPKRMGVHHLHRKDSLTQAQEQGNLLS
- the TJAP1 gene encoding tight junction-associated protein 1 isoform X2; translated protein: MGQQSGKQCPNRSCGHLSKFVSRSMETVVVPGDERHHPTCSFKSRSLERSLMFKEPPEVLTPRKFRVSSTHLPLKGILKQTNMTGPRHESLRKSHSVETLCRGSRKYGDPQLCLSHREKCSLEHSSSSATDSVKRREKITEEKLQFSKFLDEITQRVLSPIRLRSLGETRGAEQDQNSPLCPRSSVPEGQGEGHLQGVKTKRATERSPCPSRRKAEMKCEGLGKASCQRKCAEEAKRASRLRKKPTLGRKDSKEKLLSLERRVVDLCQYELQQLTDLGLAGTSSGQQHSLSSWKSSAEDRRDESSPCSRLLQPHHLCAKLGQKRAVEPNYPEKGSFSTPTGWSREEGPTPSRSSPSFSLALNKEPLTDTERMKLLQHENEELRRRLTYVTNKMEAMERELESGQDYLEMELGQNREELEKFKDKFRRLQNSYTASQRTNQDLEEKLHALIKKAEMDRKTLDWEIVELTNKLLDAKTTINKLEELNERYRQDCNLAVQLLKCNKSHFRNHKFADLPYELQDMVNKHLHSTQESAGPGQEATHTLAPSDVVPTSVIARVLEKPESLVLNSAKSSSGSCPMAEDVFVHVDMSGAPPDACNSTGQMGKEGGDAGKQQNGGCKPQSSVENVPEEVPAFEKLSPYPTPSPPHPMYPGRKVIEFSEDKVRIPKNSPLPNCTYATRQAISLSLVQSEDESCDRHRTLPNSPASEGCRSASSCSCQQSPKAARAHGSSQSSPFSSPPQIPSAFASSASSEEDLLANWQRMFVDKAPPTSERVLMNRTAFSCDTAPELQKRFSRSMQELGRAAAAYSDGEESAQSCSWTVSRDSSVDTDSTESRARRSRFSSDYGTDFSQDEAQKLLQESGGGTADPGSPSPEKHKDYVDLGLPESQAEEREMLLQGSKESNQGGAPEESGEGRVKPSFSRPHRSPKRMGVHHLHRKDSLTQAQEQGNLLS
- the TJAP1 gene encoding tight junction-associated protein 1 isoform X1, giving the protein MGQQSGKQCPNRSCGHLSKFVSRSMETVVVPGDERHHPTCSFKSRSLERSLMFKEPPEVLTPRKFRVSSTHLPLKGILKQTNMTGPRHESLRKSHSVETLCRGSRKYGDPQLCLSHREKCSLEHSSSSATDSVKRREKITEEKLQFSKFLDEITQRVLSPIRLRSLGETRGAEQDQNSPLCPRSSVPEGQGEGHLQGVKTKRATERSPCPSRRKAEMKCEGLGKASCQRKCAEEAKRASRLRKKPTLGRKDSKEKLLSLERRVVDLCQYELQQLTDLGLAGTSSGQQHSLSSWKSSAEDRRDESSPCSRLLQPHHLCAKLGQKRAVEPNYPEKGSFSTPTGWSREEGPTPSRSSPSFSLALNKEPLTDTERMKLLQHENEELRRRLTYVTNKMEAMERELESGQDYLEMELGQNREELEKFKDKFRRLQNSYTASQRTNQDLEEKLHALASLSQSWIFAIKKAEMDRKTLDWEIVELTNKLLDAKTTINKLEELNERYRQDCNLAVQLLKCNKSHFRNHKFADLPYELQDMVNKHLHSTQESAGPGQEATHTLAPSDVVPTSVIARVLEKPESLVLNSAKSSSGSCPMAEDVFVHVDMSGAPPDACNSTGQMGKEGGDAGKQQNGGCKPQSSVENVPEEVPAFEKLSPYPTPSPPHPMYPGRKVIEFSEDKVRIPKNSPLPNCTYATRQAISLSLVQSEDESCDRHRTLPNSPASEGCRSASSCSCQQSPKAARAHGSSQSSPFSSPPQIPSAFASSASSEEDLLANWQRMFVDKAPPTSERVLMNRTAFSCDTAPELQKRFSRSMQELGRAAAAYSDGEESAQSCSWTVSRDSSVDTDSTESRARRSRFSSDYGTDFSQDEAQKLLQESGGGTADPGSPSPEKHKDYVDLGLPESQAEEREMLLQGSKESNQGGAPEESGEGRVKPSFSRPHRSPKRMGVHHLHRKDSLTQAQEQGNLLS